Proteins from a single region of Struthio camelus isolate bStrCam1 chromosome W, bStrCam1.hap1, whole genome shotgun sequence:
- the LOC104150462 gene encoding serine/threonine-protein kinase RIO2: protein MGKLNVVMLRYLSREHFRVLTAVEMGMKNHEIVPASLIASIASLKHGGCNKILRELAKHKLLAYERTKTVQGYRLTNAGYDYLALKTLSSRQVISSVGNQMGVGKESDIYIVANEEEQQFALKLHRLGRTSFRSLKNKRDYHKHRHKMSWLYLSRLAAMKEFAYMKALHDRKFPVPKAVDYNRHAVVMELINGYPLCQVRQMEDPASVYSELMDLIVKLANHGLIHGDFNEFNLILDNDDRVTMIDFPQMISTSHPNAEWYFDRDVKCIKEFFKKRFSYESELFPTFQDIRRECSLDIEIAASGYTKEMQEDDELLYPAGPDEDDHKTETSDFAEEPEGKLNVLSADKENRADFVREVDDFSESRSSKDLMNCNEEADMTESSENTQTLSMSELSSALEKVERQTTLWNMSDDAESSVTAFSEDKRITENAAEVEHQTGQGEGPDDKDNEDECPDLVDLSTLNKQFRPSRNEESMAHINEHRTRTKSITSVSSVGSCSTIPPEVVKRKIKRQLTKQQKAALRRRLQKGEANVYTQQRRENMQNIKSSLDAASFWG from the exons ATGGGGAAGCTGAACGTGGTGATGCTGCGGTACCTCTCCCGGGAGCACTTCAGGGTCCTGACCGCG GTGGAAATGGGCATGAAGAACCATGAAATAGTCCCTGCTAGCTTAATCGCTTCCATCGCCAGCCTTAAACATGGAGGCTGCAACAAAATTTTGAGAGAGCTGGCAAAGCACAAACTGCTGGCCTATGAGCGAACAAAAA CTGTCCAGGGCTACCGGTTAACTAATGCAGGATATGAttaccttgctttgaaaacactgtcgTCCCGGCAAGTCATCAGTTCTGTTGGAAACCAGATGGGTGTTGGTAAAGAATCAG ATATTTATATTGTTGCAAATGAAGAGGAGCAGCAGTTTGCATTGAAATTGCACAGGCTTGGAAGAACTTCCTTTCGCAGCCTTAAAAATAAACGTGACTACCACAAGCACAGGCATAAAATGTCATGGCTGTATTTATCCCGGCTAGCAGCAATGAAGGAGTTTGCCTACATGAAG GCACTGCATGACAGAAAATTtcctgtgccaaaagctgtagacTACAACAGGCATGCAGTAGTTATGGAACTTATTAATGGCTATCCCTT ATGCCAAGTGCGCCAAATGGAAGATCCTGCCTCTGTCTACAGTGAATTAATGGATCTGATTGTAAAACTTGCTAATCATGGTTTGATTCATGGTGATTTCAATGAGTTTAATCTCATATTAGATAACGATGACCGTGTCACCATGATTGATTTCCCTCAGATGATATCAACATCACATCCAAATGCTGAATG gtattttgaTAGAGATGTTAAATGTATTAAAGAGTTCTTTAAGAAACGTTTCAGCTATGAGAGTGAACTCTTTCCCACGTTCCAGGATATCAG GAGAGAGTGTTCTCTTGACATAGAGATTGCTGCCAGTGGCTAtacaaaagaaatgcaggaaGATGATGAACTGCTTTACCCAGCAGGTCCTGACGAGGATGATCATAAAACAGAGACATCAGACTTTGCAGAAGAGCCTGAAGGTAAACTCAACGTCCTCAGCGCAGATAAAGAAAACAGGGCAGACTTTGTGCGTGAAGTGGATGATTTCTCTGAAAGCAGATCCTCTAAAGACTTGATGAATTGCAATGAAGAGGCTGATATGACTGAAAGTAGTGAAAATACACAGACACTGAGTATGTCAGAGTTGAGTTCTGCCTTAGAAAAAGTTGAGAGGCAAACTACCCTTTGGAACATGAGTGATGACGCAGAGAGTTCTGTAACTGCTTTTTCTGAGGACAAAAGGATAACTGAAAATGCTGCTGAAGTTGAACATCAGACAGGTCAAGGAGAAGGCCCCGATGACAAGGACAATGAAGACGAATGCCCTGATCTGGTTGACTTGTCAACATTAAACAAGCAATTCAGGCCTTCCAG aaaCGAGGAGAGTATGGCTCATATCAATGAGCACAGAACAAGGACTAAAAGTATCACATCAGTCAGCAGCGTTGGGAGCTGTTCAACCATTCCAccg GAAGTGGTGAAACGGAAGATAAAACGTCAGCTGACCAAGCAACAGAAGGCCGCTTTGAGGCGGCGGCTGCAGAAAGGAGAGGCAAATGTTTATACCCAACAGCGTCGAGAAAATATGCAGAACATTAAGTCAAGCTTGGATGCGGCTAGTTTCTGGGGATAA